One window of Microcoleus vaginatus PCC 9802 genomic DNA carries:
- the kaiC gene encoding circadian clock protein KaiC, whose product MNEISQTVQRQGLGTAGVEKIRTMIEGFDDISHGGMPLGRTTLVSGTSGTGKTLFAVQFLYNGITHFDEAGVFVTFEESPADIIKNACSFGWDLAQLIEEGKLFILDASPDPEGQDIVGNFDLSALIERIQYAIRKYKAKRVSIDSVTAVFQQYDAASVVRREIFRLVARLKQVGATTVMTTERVEEYGPVARFGVEEFVSDNVVIVRNVLEGERRRRTMEILKLRGTTHMKGEYPFTMTNDGINIFPLGAMRLTQKSSNVRVSSGDKTLDEMCGGGFFKDSIILATGATGTGKTLLVSKFLQNACMNGNRALLFAYEESRAQLFRNAYSWGIDFEEMEEKGLLKLLCTYPESAGLEDHLQTIKSEIAEFKPSRIAIDSLSALARGVSNNAFRQFVIGVTGFAKQEEITGFFTNTSDQFMGAHSITDSHISTITDTIIMLQYVEIRGEMSRAINVFKMRGSWHDKGIREYTITERGPQIKDSFRGYERIISGSPSRITINEKSELSRILQGVQGQDEEDI is encoded by the coding sequence ATGAATGAAATTAGTCAAACGGTTCAACGACAAGGATTGGGAACGGCAGGAGTTGAAAAAATTCGCACGATGATTGAGGGTTTCGATGACATCAGTCACGGCGGAATGCCGCTCGGCAGAACCACCCTAGTCAGTGGCACGTCAGGAACGGGAAAAACTTTATTTGCCGTACAATTTCTCTATAATGGAATTACCCATTTTGACGAAGCTGGAGTTTTCGTAACGTTTGAAGAATCTCCGGCAGATATTATTAAAAATGCTTGCAGTTTCGGTTGGGATCTGGCACAGTTAATCGAGGAAGGCAAGCTATTTATTTTGGACGCTTCCCCGGACCCGGAAGGTCAAGATATCGTAGGGAATTTTGATTTATCTGCTTTAATCGAGCGAATCCAGTACGCCATTCGCAAGTACAAAGCCAAGCGGGTTTCTATAGATTCAGTGACCGCCGTATTTCAGCAGTACGATGCTGCATCGGTGGTGCGCCGAGAAATTTTCCGCTTAGTTGCGCGCCTCAAACAAGTCGGAGCAACTACAGTTATGACGACGGAACGGGTGGAAGAATACGGCCCGGTGGCGCGGTTTGGAGTGGAAGAGTTTGTGTCGGATAATGTGGTGATTGTTCGCAACGTATTGGAAGGAGAACGCCGCCGCCGCACAATGGAAATTTTGAAGTTGCGGGGTACAACTCACATGAAGGGCGAATATCCTTTTACTATGACTAATGACGGAATTAATATTTTCCCATTGGGGGCGATGCGATTAACTCAAAAGTCTTCAAACGTGCGGGTTTCTTCCGGGGATAAAACTCTCGACGAGATGTGCGGTGGCGGTTTCTTCAAAGACTCGATTATTTTAGCTACGGGTGCAACGGGAACCGGCAAAACGCTGTTGGTGAGCAAGTTCTTGCAGAATGCTTGTATGAACGGAAATCGGGCGCTGCTGTTTGCCTATGAAGAGTCGCGTGCTCAGTTGTTCCGCAATGCTTATTCTTGGGGCATTGATTTTGAGGAAATGGAAGAGAAAGGACTGCTAAAGCTGCTGTGTACTTACCCGGAATCTGCAGGTTTGGAAGACCACTTGCAGACTATTAAATCAGAAATTGCTGAGTTCAAACCTTCTCGAATTGCTATAGACTCGCTGTCGGCCTTAGCTAGGGGTGTCAGCAATAATGCTTTCAGGCAATTTGTGATCGGAGTGACAGGTTTTGCGAAGCAGGAAGAAATAACCGGGTTTTTCACAAATACAAGCGACCAGTTTATGGGGGCTCATTCGATTACGGACTCGCATATTTCTACGATTACTGACACGATTATCATGCTGCAGTATGTAGAGATTCGAGGAGAAATGTCGCGGGCAATTAATGTGTTTAAGATGCGCGGTTCGTGGCACGACAAAGGAATCCGGGAATACACGATTACTGAAAGAGGGCCGCAAATTAAAGATTCGTTCCGTGGTTACGAACGGATTATCAGCGGTTCTCCGAGTCGGATTACGATTAATGAAAAGAGTGAGCTATCGCGGATTCTGCAGGGTGTGCAAGGCCAAGACGAGGAGGATATTTGA
- the kaiB gene encoding circadian clock protein KaiB, with amino-acid sequence MSPLKKTYVLKLYVAGNTPNSVRALKTLKDILEQEFQGVYALKVIDVLKNPQLAEEDKILATPTLAKILPPPVRKIIGDLSDREKVLIGLDLLYEELREEDLNS; translated from the coding sequence ATGAGTCCTCTGAAGAAAACCTACGTTCTGAAGCTGTACGTTGCGGGCAATACTCCCAACTCAGTGCGAGCTTTGAAAACCCTAAAGGACATCCTAGAACAAGAATTTCAAGGAGTCTACGCGCTGAAAGTCATAGACGTTCTCAAAAATCCTCAGCTAGCAGAAGAGGACAAAATATTAGCAACCCCAACGCTGGCCAAAATCCTGCCGCCGCCGGTGCGAAAAATTATTGGCGATTTGTCCGATCGCGAGAAAGTTCTGATAGGATTAGATTTGCTCTATGAAGAACTTCGCGAAGAAGACCTGAATTCATAA